In Aedes albopictus strain Foshan chromosome 3, AalbF5, whole genome shotgun sequence, the following are encoded in one genomic region:
- the LOC134291742 gene encoding uncharacterized protein LOC134291742: MSSHRKNTLVVDFGVLPKRPGLQQVEKFLKEFVKVDLADVRNIQLHNIKNCLFIEMNNAGVAPRLQKQHHLQHYFTIEGTRYYIPVYVDGPTTTVRVHDLPPQMDNDVISDHLQQYGKVISIQNEVWKNYFSGIPNGVRVVRMRLDKPIPSHIVVNSHGTYVSCANKNNQTTARGSKKQQQRTPSSLDNAHDTDKTDNDIDENEPPAVATQIENDDDHSDDEIVNNNDHEWNNQNDAAVDNTDYDSTKRRLSTESNGTKEGNAAKRSCNPGTQKTDSEWKMITRSKKK, translated from the coding sequence ATGTCTTCGCACAGAAAAAATACACTTGTCGTGGACTTCGGTGTTTTACCGAAGAGACCCGGCTTGCAACaagtggaaaaattcctaaaggaattcgtcAAAGTGGACCTGGCTGATGTGAGGAACATCCAGCTGCACAACATCAAGAACTGTTTGTTCATTGAGATGAACAATGCAGGTGTAGCCCCACGGCTACAGAAGCAACACCACCTCCAGCACTATTTCACGATCGAGGGAACCAGATATTACATTCCAGTATACGTGGATGGCCCCACTACTACCGTCCGGGTTCATGATCTTCCACCTCAAATGGACAACGATGTCATCTCAGACCACTTGCAGCAATACGGGAAAGTGATCTCCATACAAAATGAAGTATGGAAGAATTATTTCTCGGGAATACCGAACGGCGTGAGAGTTGTTCGTATGCGGTTGGATAAGCCAATACCATCGCATATTGTGGTAAACAGCCACGGCACATACGTAAGTTGTGCGAACAAAAACAATCAAACGACGGCCCGCGGCAGCAAGAAGCAGCAACAAAGAACACCATCCAGCTTGGATAATGCACACGATACCGACAAGACCGACAACGATATCGACGAAAACGAACCACCGGCCGTGGCGACTCAAATTGAAAACGACGATGACCATAGCGACGACGAGATTGTCAACAACAACGACCACGAATGGAATAATCAGAACGATGCAGCGGTAGATAATACCGATTATGATTCAACGAAGCGGCGGTTGTCAACCGAGTCGAATGGCACGAAGGAAGGAAATGCAGCAAAACGGTCATGTAATCCGGGCACCCAGAAAACCGATTCGGAGTGGAAAATGATCACTAGATCGAAGAAAAAGTGA